The following DNA comes from Mucilaginibacter jinjuensis.
GAAAAATCGAGGCGGTTAACTTCTGCAATCAGCGAATCGGTAATTTTGTTGAAATCTACTTTATAGCCTTTACGGTAAGCATCCAGCAAAACAACAATAGCATGCTCGGTACGTACCGTGTTTGATGGCTCATGCTGTGTAGCGTAATCCTTTTTACCAAATTGGTATAGATTAGCCAGTGAGGTAGTAATAGATTTGTATCTATCTGGGTATAGCAATGATAGTAATGGTAATTGTGTACGATAGTTATCCCAGATAGCCCAGCCGTTATAAACGCTGTCTGTGGTATGTTGCAAACTGCCATCGGTACCCCGGTAAGTACCATCAGGTTCAGAAATCAGGTAGGGCGATTGGATGGTGCGGTACATTAAAGAATAAAACAGCTTCTCTCTTGCAGGGTCGCCTTTAACACGGATGCGGCTTAAAGCCTCATTCCATCCTTGCTGACTTTTACTTTTCAGCTGATCAAAATCGCCAATGGTAAGCGCAGCTTGTGCATGCGCCACATCAACCGATGAAAAAGCAATGTTTAATTGTACTTGCTGGGTTTGAGAACCCAATCCTACAACCAGTTTATGCGCCGCTGTATTGGTAAACTTAACAGGCTGATTAAACCTGATAGCATAATAAACCCGGTAAATACCCACGTTACAAGTGGTGCGCGAATCAACCCAGCCGGTTAACCCGTCAGTTTGCAGTTCATGTTCTTCGGCTACAAACTTGTTGGCCAGTGTGTGGCTTAGATCAATAATAAATCCTTTTTTGCCCTGCGGGAAGCTATAATTTTCAACTCCCTGATTTTTGTATACGGCTATTTTAACTGCGATACGATTGCTGAAAGAAACCTGGTAAAAACCTGCGCCCGCACTTTCATTAGCTTTAGTAAGATCAACTACTGCGCTATCGCCCAAAAATGGTGCGATTAAAATATTACCACCGCTCCCCTGGCAACCTACACCCTCGAAACGGTTATGTGTAAAGCCCAGAAATGTTTTGGCCTTATGCTCATATCCCATGTGCAGGTTGGGATATGTTTGTGGCCCGATACTCATCATACTGAATGGATAAGATGCGGCAGGCGACATTTGCCCATGATCGCCGGAGGACCCCAAAAATACATTAACCTCATCAGCAGGCTGTGCAATCGCTGGATTTTTAGTTTGAGCCGAAAGTGTTAAGCCAACAAATAGTAATAATGTAGAAAATAGGAGTTTCATAGTAGATGCAGGGTAAATACAGGTATTAACGGTGGAGTTGTTTTTTTCTCAGGTATTCCAAAAGTAATTTCGGGCGATCTGTCTGGATAATGGTTGCACCATGGTTAATGATCCAGTCCCAACTGTCTTCTTTATTATCGTCTTCAACGGCAGTATCATCATCGTGCCCGCCGTTAAGCGAAGCCCATAAAGAGTTGATCCAAACTTTAGATCCTGTTTTGGTGATGAATTTATTATCGGTCAATATAGCCGAAGTATCCTTCGTGAAAATCAATTCGAAAGCATAAGGTTTCATGCCTTTCAGGTAATCAGTAATTACTTTTCTGGCATCTGGTTTATCCAGGTTTACCACCGGCATATAGATAATCCTATCTACCAGTTGTGGGTATCTGTGCTGAAGCGAGTCAAAAGGCATTTCTGATTTAAAGATGGCCTGCTTTAACGTACCGGTCTCTTTTAAAATAGCATAAGCTTCGGGGTAAACATCGTAGCTTTTATCAAGGTTTACTTTTACGCCGCTGCCTTTTAAAGCCAGCATTACTTCTTTTAATGTAGGGATAGGATTATTGGTTACACGGCCTAAACCATTTTTTAACCTGAAGACTTTAATTTCATCTAGCGTATAATCGGCAGGCACGCCTTTGCCGTTGGTGGTACGGTTAATAGTTGCATCGTGCATGATAACGATTTCACCATCTTTCGTTTTTTTCAGGTCAAGCTCAACAATATCAACGCCCATATCGGCAGCATATTGAAAGGCTCTTAATGAGTTTTCGGGGGCATTGCGCCAGTCGCCGCGGTGTGCGGTTACCATTATTTTATTTTGAGCCTCGGCAGCTCCAAATTGCACTAAAGCTATCGCAAATAGCAGGCACGTTCTTAATTTCATTTAAAGTAGATTAGGGGTAAATATCGTAAAACAAGAAGAGGAGAAATTGCCCCCTCCCCTTCTTATATTCAGTTTTTATTAATAACCAGGGTTCTGGTACATCTTAACCGGATCGAGTTTGTACTCATCAAACGGAATAGGATAATATCTGTCCTTAGTTGTAAAGTTAGCTAAGATGGCCGAGCCAAAATCAGCCTGTGGTTTGCTTTTGAAATAAGCTACCAACTCGTCAGTGGTAAAGGTTCTTAACAAATCGAACCAGCGGTGGTGCTCAAACGCCAGTTCTACGCGGCGCTCGTGCAAAATGGCCAGTTTTAATGTTGGGTATTTTGCAGTGTAGGCAGGGTTGGTAATTGAAACTGCATAAGTTGGCATACCAGCCCTTACGCGTACCTGATCCAGGTATGTGATAGCGCTTGCATTGTCGCCCAGGTACATATTTACTTCGGCCAGCATTAAAATTACGTCTGCATATCTCATCAAGATCCAGTCGTTACCACCGTAACCTAAGTTGGTAGCAGCGGCGCTTGCATCTCTGAATTTGGTAATAAACCAATCTTTTACAATTGGATCGTTAGCATATTTAACAGAGAAAGTCATACGTGGGTCGTTTGCTTCATAATCATTGATCAGATCATGTGTAACGTTACCACCCACACCAGATGATGCTTTTAACGAGTTAATCGTTTCTCCTTTTGCCTGGTTGTTGGCTGCAATTGATGAGCTGTAATTGATATCGCCCTGTTTATTTACAATCTGCCAGATCAGCTCCGGGCAGGTTGATTTTTTATTCACATCAAAAACATCGGTGTAAGGAATGCTGCTCAACGCGCCAAAAGTGCGCATGTTATATGCAGTCATCAGGAAATTTTTAGCATTGGCCAGGTTGGTTGCACGGTTGGCCTGATCCTGCGTGGTAGCCATGGTCAGATATACCTGGCCTAAAAATGCGTTTGCAGCAGCTTTAGATGCACGGCCAATGTTTCCTCCTGTTTGCAGGTTAGGCAGCGGGCTGTTAGTTACATCTGTTAAGTCTGCAACAATTTGTGCGTATACAGTAGCTTGTTTCTCACGAAAAGTGTTTGCAGTAACTTCTGTAGAAGCCAGTTGTTTGGTTACCAATGGCACATCGCCCCATAAACGTACTAAATGAAAGTACATGATGGCACGTAAAAATTTAGCCTCAGCAACATACTGCGCTTTTAAGCTGGGATCAGGAAAAGCAACGGCATCAACGTTTGATAAAACCGTATTTGCACGGGTAATAGTACCATATAAAGAAACCCAGTGTGATTTTAAATAGGTATTACTTGCCAGCAGCGAAAAGTTATTGAACTGGAATGGCTCACCTGCGTTACTCTGGTTATCATTTGTGCCGGTATCATCAGAACGCTGATCTGTCCAAAGATCACTGGTTTCACCGATATTATTACCACTTCGTAATGATTGATAGATACCGTTAACGGCCAGCAATACATCATTAGGCGATTGGTAACTTGCAGCAACGCCAACTGCATTGGGGTCGCTTTGCTCTAAAAAGCTTTTCTTACATGACGAACTTACCACCATAAGTGCAGCCAGG
Coding sequences within:
- a CDS encoding glycoside hydrolase domain-containing protein, with amino-acid sequence MKLLFSTLLLFVGLTLSAQTKNPAIAQPADEVNVFLGSSGDHGQMSPAASYPFSMMSIGPQTYPNLHMGYEHKAKTFLGFTHNRFEGVGCQGSGGNILIAPFLGDSAVVDLTKANESAGAGFYQVSFSNRIAVKIAVYKNQGVENYSFPQGKKGFIIDLSHTLANKFVAEEHELQTDGLTGWVDSRTTCNVGIYRVYYAIRFNQPVKFTNTAAHKLVVGLGSQTQQVQLNIAFSSVDVAHAQAALTIGDFDQLKSKSQQGWNEALSRIRVKGDPAREKLFYSLMYRTIQSPYLISEPDGTYRGTDGSLQHTTDSVYNGWAIWDNYRTQLPLLSLLYPDRYKSITTSLANLYQFGKKDYATQHEPSNTVRTEHAIVVLLDAYRKGYKVDFNKITDSLIAEVNRLDFSHPDKALESSYDAWALSQILAITGKTELSNQYKQKALGYKDYWNKDFKDITKNDVDRIPARGLYQGTVWQYRWFVPFDIKGLTELIGGPQTNIKQLDQFFNNDYYNHANEPDIQVPLMYNASLEPYKSQAMMHKYAVDTVVQYYFNDNSRGIDPFVDVIYQNKPDTYVRTMDDDAGAMSGWFVFAACGFSPACVGWPVYYLNVPLFNQVELNWPGGKSFRINVVNYAEHNKYIQSVKLNGKIINRNWLTHQEIMQGGTLTITASDQPNKQFGLADQWISDINLK
- a CDS encoding RagB/SusD family nutrient uptake outer membrane protein, whose protein sequence is MKKKLIAVTCLAALMVVSSSCKKSFLEQSDPNAVGVAASYQSPNDVLLAVNGIYQSLRSGNNIGETSDLWTDQRSDDTGTNDNQSNAGEPFQFNNFSLLASNTYLKSHWVSLYGTITRANTVLSNVDAVAFPDPSLKAQYVAEAKFLRAIMYFHLVRLWGDVPLVTKQLASTEVTANTFREKQATVYAQIVADLTDVTNSPLPNLQTGGNIGRASKAAANAFLGQVYLTMATTQDQANRATNLANAKNFLMTAYNMRTFGALSSIPYTDVFDVNKKSTCPELIWQIVNKQGDINYSSSIAANNQAKGETINSLKASSGVGGNVTHDLINDYEANDPRMTFSVKYANDPIVKDWFITKFRDASAAATNLGYGGNDWILMRYADVILMLAEVNMYLGDNASAITYLDQVRVRAGMPTYAVSITNPAYTAKYPTLKLAILHERRVELAFEHHRWFDLLRTFTTDELVAYFKSKPQADFGSAILANFTTKDRYYPIPFDEYKLDPVKMYQNPGY
- a CDS encoding glycerophosphodiester phosphodiesterase family protein gives rise to the protein MKLRTCLLFAIALVQFGAAEAQNKIMVTAHRGDWRNAPENSLRAFQYAADMGVDIVELDLKKTKDGEIVIMHDATINRTTNGKGVPADYTLDEIKVFRLKNGLGRVTNNPIPTLKEVMLALKGSGVKVNLDKSYDVYPEAYAILKETGTLKQAIFKSEMPFDSLQHRYPQLVDRIIYMPVVNLDKPDARKVITDYLKGMKPYAFELIFTKDTSAILTDNKFITKTGSKVWINSLWASLNGGHDDDTAVEDDNKEDSWDWIINHGATIIQTDRPKLLLEYLRKKQLHR